The DNA segment GGACACGTCCGCCTGCTGCAGCGCGACCATCGTGCGGTGAATGTCCTGTGTTTCGCCGGTCATCAGATCCTGCACCGCCCGGCCGGCTTCCATCTGCGTGTCGTTGACCTTTCCGATGGCGGACTTGAGCGAATCCAAGAACCCTGTGGCCCCGACCGTTCCCGCCGG comes from the Nitrospira sp. SG-bin1 genome and includes:
- a CDS encoding flagellar hook-basal body complex protein FliE is translated as MSQIYGPTAGLAPIPDVAPAEPAGTVGATGFLDSLKSAIGKVNDTQMEAGRAVQDLMTGETQDIHRTMVALQQADVSFQLMMQVRNKLVAAYEEIQRMQM